The sequence CATTCCGTAAGGCCTGCTGAATGCTCAGATCCGATTCGTCGTCCAGGTTGGATGTACCCTCATCAATGGCCACCACCTTGGCGTTTTTGAGAAGAGCCCTGGCCAAGCACAGAAGTTGCCTTTGACCAGCGGAGAGATTGTTGCCGCACGATTCCACTTTTCCATCTAGTCCACCCAATTGCTGGACAAGAAGAGTGGCCGCTGCCGAGTTCTTAATCGCATGCCAGATTTCCGAGTCGTGGAAACCATGACGCGGATCCAGATTTTCACGCACGGTGCCTGAGGAAGGGTAaaggtttttatttataaaatataacgCGTCTAATAAACTTTATACTGACCCTCGAAGAGGAAGGGCTCCTGGGTGATAACCCCTATCCGTTCTCTTAGCACACTTAGAGCCAGAGTTTTCAGATTCACCTGATCCAATCGAATCTCTCCTTGGGACAAGGGTGCCACTCGCAGGAGAGCAGCTAAGACTGATGTTTTGCCAGCTCCAGTGCGTCCCACGATGCCAATCCGCTCGAAGGCTTCGGTTTGGAAGGATACACCTCTCAAGGCAGGTGCCAAGTGTTCTCTGTAGCTTAGTTGGACTTCCCTGAAGCTCAGAACTCCTTGTGTAGGCCAACCAAATGGAGGCTCAGCACTTCCGGAGGCATTCTGCTCTTCCTCCAGCTGCAGATACTGATCGATCCGCTCCACTGCAACCAATTCCTGCTCCGTTTCAGCGACAGCATGAAGGAGATCGCCCAATTGGCCAGTTATGGAGAGAGCATATGAGATGCACAGACCCACCAAGCCGGGATTCGTTGTGTGAGAGGCCGTAATGGCTGCCAGTAGACCTGCTCCTCCGACCAGAAGTGTTCCCAGCAGCTGGAGTCGCAGAGCTAGCCATTGCTGAGCGGCCGATTGTGTTAACTGGGCTTTAATGCTCTCCTCGAGCTTCACCTGGAAGTCTCTTTGAAATCTGGGACTAGCTCGCATACTTCTAATCGTCGTCAATCCCTGAAGCGTCTCGGTAAAGTGCGTGTAGAGCGGTGACATTGCATTACTTGACAACCGCTTGATGTCTCTGGAGGCGTGGCGATACCGCTGCTGTAAGTTCAGGTAGATTGGTACCATGGGAATGATCACCAGTCCCAGCCAAGGCATCGCATACAGGCTGACACACAAAGCTCCTACTAAGCCAGCAAGTTGAGCCAATAGAATATTCAAGATAAAGGGCAGGGAGTCGTCCACCGTGTTGGTATCGGATGAGAAGCGGTTCAGAATGCGACCCACAGAGGTAATGTCGAAGAAATTGAATTTGGCCTGGAATATATGGTATTAATATTTACTTTCTTTATGTTTTATAGCCAAACTACTCACAAACATAACTTTCTTCAGGAGCTTTTCGTGCATAAAGATGGCCGCCTTTATTCCAGCGTAGGCAAAGAGAAACGCCCTGGCCAGAGTCACCAAGGAATTACTCACAGCTATGGCGGTGAAGATGCTCAAATAGAATCTTGTCGTGTGACCCGATCCAGTGTCATTCCCCAACGCAGCTCCCATCAATTCATGATCCAAGGAAGTGTCATTCGAATGTGGATCCAAAGTAGTTTCAGTGACCCAATAAGCTAGCCAGGCATCACTTAGATTCCTTGTCAATTGCATCAATAATACAGAGAGTAATACAGTAAAGGCCAGTGGAGATGTAACTGCCTTCCAATAGCAGCTAAAAACGTCCCCTGAGAGATGTCCGTACTCTCTAGATTCCTCCACAAGCAGACTGTCCACACTCTTCTTGTCATCCTGGTTGGATAACTCCACTGAACGCCGCCTGACTGCTTCCTCATGCTCATCATCCGCCTCTTCATCCAGACTTAAATCAATGCTCTGAGTCATGTATTCACTGGGAAGAAGTTGACCATCCTTCACTTGGAGAATCTGATTGGCGTGGAAGAATAACTGAATGCTTCGTGTGACCACAATTCGTGTTTTGTGCTTAAGCAGTCGCAGAATACAGTGTTTGATAATGTGTCTGGACACATGGGCGTCTAAGGAGGAGAGCACATCGTCCAGAAGGTAGACTATCAGAAAGAAAAGTTAGATATATTAGTTAGAATCATTTTGAAATATATTGGTGTACAGCTTACCTTTCTTATCCTGATAAACAGCCCTAGCTAGTGCCACTCTAGCCCTTTGTCCACCAGAAAGGGTTCTTCCGTTCTCACCCACGCCAATGAGATCACCTCCAAGGATTTGCAGATCCTCCTCCAAGGCACATGCATGCAAAACAGTTTTATACCACTGCTCATCAAACTGTGCGCCCCATACGATGTTATCCCTGATGGTGCCTCTTTGCAGCCACGGTGACTGGGTTACGTAACCAAATCCAGTCGTCAGTTCCTGGACGCACACCTCGCCATCGATGCACTGCAGATTGGCCACTATAGCAGATAAAAAACTGCTTTTGCCACCTCCCACAGGACCCTCGATGCACACGAGCTGGCCCGCCTTGATATCCACATTTATGTCTTTCAAGCGGAACGCGGTCGGGGATGTGTTCTCCTCGCTTTCGTGACAGAAACTAGCGCATTTCATTTGCAGCACACTGGCCTTTGGGGCATCCAAAGGAGCGTCTTCTGGTCCAGATCCACCACTTCCTCTAATTATAGGATTGTAGTAGGAGGAGTAATCCAAGTTGGGCACATCCATCAGTTGCTGCACTCTTTTAATGGAAACCCAGGCTTCAATTAAACCATTGAGCACCCATGGAAAGGCATTCAACGGTCCAATAAGCATATAAAGCAAGGCCACGCTGGTGTAGGTAGTAGATGCTATAAGCTGGTTTCCCATTAGCACGGATACTCCAAAGGTGAGCAGGCACATAAGCACTGGAGTCGTGGCCCAGAAGTAGACACACATGGCATCCAGGTACTTCCTCTTCGACAAGAATCGCAGCTCCTCCTGGCGAAGTCCTCGAATCTTGGTGATGAATATATCCTCCCAAGCATTGATTTTGACCTGCTTGGCTCCCTGCATTGTTTCCGTGGTGGCAGACAGCCTGGCATCTTTGGCGGTCATCAAACCACTTGAATATATGCCAATTCGTTTGGCTAGCCATCTATTAATTGGAATCAGCAGAGCGGCAAATGCTACGCCCGCAAGAAAAGCTGCGCCCAGTTGAAGATACAGCAGGTACAATGTGGTGAACAGCTTAAAGGGAATGCTCCAAAAGAAGTGGAAACTAATGCAAGAGTTTACTATCCTATCCGTGTCCGTTGACATGAGATTTAGCATGTCTGGTTTGGATTCCTTCAAACCCCTCGCCTCCAACGCTTTTCTGTATATGGAGTTGATAACTCCCACTCGCATTTTCATGGAAACCATAGCCATGCGCCAGTCGAAGTGGGTGGCACAAACAGCCGACAGCAATGTGCTGCCAAATAGACCCAGGGCATAGTAATACACCTGATTGGGGTCCGTGTGATCCTGCCTGAGAAGTCCTCCGAGCAGTAAGGGACCTGCAAAGCCACTCAAATCGGCGATCAATCTTAGGATTCCTATGAGATAAAACTCCACGCCGAAGCATCTGTGCAGGGCTCTCCACAAACTCTGGGATTGCGACAGGGCTAGGTGCAACCTCTCACTCAGTCGCGTGATATTCAGGGCATCGGGTAGATCAAACAGATCCTCAATCTTCCTCAGCTTGCCAGCCACTCCTTTCGCGATTAGGGGCTGAACCCAATGGAAGAGGAAGCGCGATCCCAAGTTGGCTTCATCCTGGGCATGACCCAAGTGGCCCTCATTCAGATCGAACTGGAAGTATGTATATCTCTGGGCTAGCAGAGCCTCATCCTCTCTGGCCGAGGATCTTCCTCTGTGCAAGCTGGTGTATACAGCACATCCTTTGGGTATCAAGGTGGCTCCAAACAGGAGGTCACACAGCAATGTGGCCAGGCTCCAGGGCCACCAGTCGAAGTGGCGACTTGTTCGCAGCCACACCGCATCCAGAACCACCACTGTGAGCCAGACCACATTGATTAGCAGCGATCCCCGGTGACTAAGCTCTCCATATTGACGAGCTGTCAATAGGAAACCTGTGGGTGGCGAAGAAAAGAGGAAAGCTGATTAAAGAAGGGGTCGTAAATGATTGCTTAAGTGTTATCTTTTTATGGCAAATTATTAGCTTTACttaatgaataatttattttttccttaAGAAATCACATAAGGTTTTGTTTAAAAGACAACTGTGAACGAGTTTTTATTTGTTCAGTTTAATAAAGAAACCAAAGAAAGCAAATATTGTTACTTAAGTTCTATTTTCTCTGTTTCTGAACTCAATTGTGTAAAACTATAACTGTTAATACTGTTTTTTaatgcaattaaattttgttattCAAGAACGGATAGGGGGATAGGATGtatttgagaaatattaaaGTCTTATTGGTTTATACAATTGGATAGATAgctaatatataaaaaatattaaaaaccaATCTAAACAGATCAAAACAAAATGCTGCTATCCAGAATACATTCtataatatatatagtatCTATACATTTtactatattattataaaactgCAATCGGACAAAGGAAAACCCGGAACGTGCCCAGGCATACGGGCATAGGTACTTAAGGTATTGAATCGAGGTATGTAAACCCCGGAGAAATGGAAACCGCACACTCACCGCTGTGAACCACCCACATAATGCACTCGGCACTAACCACCAGCAGATCGACCGCGAACAGTTCAACGCCCTGCTGGTGGAAGGCAAACACCTTGGCCACGGGCAGCAGGGCTAGAACAATGGCCAGGAAGGCCCGGAGCCACAACATCCGCAGCTGCAATCCATTCCGGATGACGGGACGCGACTGATTGCCGAAATTGTAGGCGGATATGGCGGCGAAGATAGTGTAGATGGGCAGCTGGAGCAGGATCTTCTGGAAGCAGGGCAGCAGATCGTTGGTCTCGTTGGCGAACGGCCTCAGTCCCGTGGGACAGAACTGTGTCCAGTTCCAGGCAAAGTCGCCCCAATCAATAGACGACATCTTGATCAATTTCCACTAGACTGAAGGGGATTCCTCGGTCTTCCGCTTAGTTAGTCATCGCTGGCTGCACATTTGCACCACTAAACCACAGAGTGGCGTTAAACAAAGCGATAAACACAACAATTCGACTTCAGATAAAGTTCGTAATAAAAATACAGCCGCTATGAGGAGCCGCAGGGTTGCCAGCTTTCAAAACGATGATGGAAGTTGTGGGAATGTGTTCCCGTTTTCATTTTCTCTCGAAATTTGAACAATATAGATATTAATGTTCTGTGTTTTAAAACAGTTGTTGTTTAATGctcaataaaatataaaacatttttttaattttagtgcACAATTTGTATCcttacttattttatttttgagcAGGAATAATGTAAAGCCCCCTATTTGATattaatttcttaatttatatatatttttccagtAAATAATATTTACTAAATTAACAGTTATTAAATACACAACTccacttttaaaaatagacAGATTTTGAACTCTCCAAAATGTTTCGTGAAACGGGAATACCCCTGCCAATTCGCTGTGAATGGCATTTACGCCCTAGCAAGAAGAAGcatttgtttacattttatttcacaCTTTTGTGCAATTTGCGTAAACAATTATGACGACTGGAAACGAAGCTGAGGGGGATGAGGAGAACCAGGGCAACGCAAGCACCTTTCCAAGACCACAACTTCCCCCGGAGCTAATGGACATCTTCAAATCGCTGGCCGAAAACAATAATATAGTCTTCAAGTCTCAGCAAATTGATGACCCGGAAATTCCTCTCGAGGAAAAACAAGAAATCGCACGAGATGTCTTCGAAAAGAACCGCGAGAACTTCCTCATTCGATTTGGAGCCCACCTAAATGTCAGACAATTGGGCTCCTTCCAGGATCTGGCCGTCAAGGAACCCATCAAACCCGATGAGAATCTGGAGGAGATGTGCCTGCTGCTGGAGGATTTCCGGAGGAAACTTAGCACTCGTTCAGTTTGCATTAAGAATCGAAGATACCACGCCATGCAGCAGCTCCTGGACAAGGGAGAATACTTTAGCGAGCACGAGATGATGCAAAGGGCTCCCGATCTCTACCAGGAGCTGGTGGGTCAATACCTAACGGAGGCGGAAAAGAAAGCCCGGGATAGCTACGATGTCAGGAACACCACTTTCTCGGGAATACTAATGCACACGCTGGAAAAGAAGCAAAGGGATGAATTGCTAGAAGAAACTCAGCAGGAGAAAGAAAAGCAAGTGGAGGTCAGGAGTGAACATGTCCCTCCCGCAGACTTTGAAGTCCCAGTAGCCTGCCGAAAGCAATGGGGTGGCTTTGAGGACGATGAACCCGTTGCCTGCTCAACAAGTCGAAATGCTGAAGTTCGAGTTCCCGCCAACATAACAAAGATCTCCACGCCGGAATACTATAATCCTGGAGAGCGGGAGTTGCTACGCAACGAGTTCCTGAGCGTAATGAAGGAACGCTTTCTGAGTGGTGAGGACAAGGATTTTGATTACACAGCCGTGGATGATAACACTTTGCTGGACGATCTGAAGCAAATTGAGCAGGATGAGGAAGATGCCTATTTCGAGGACAGCGATGATGAAGAGGAACTAAAGGAGCACGCTGCTGAGGAGAGAGAGGTCTCCAGCGAAGATGAGCTGGACATCTACATGAGGCATCTAAGCAATCACCACAGTCTGCAGCACTAGTGTATGATAAATATCAATATCTGTAGAAGAAAACCTTTTAAAGGATACTCAACACTCTGCAGCAATAGTCTTTAATCTTAATCTTATTCTTAGCCTTAACAAATTTTGATCTTAGACACTAGAATACATGCAGTTGTTGAGTAAAAATCTGGTTATCTTGGCCTGCCACGACCGCGTGGAAAACCGCGTCCCCTTCCCCTCAAGACCTTGCTATTCGGCGGAGGACTCTTGGGCCTCAGGAGCTCAATCCTACTGGTGCATCCCGTGGCCGGTGCCTCGGCGAAGTACGTTTGATACAGCTCGGAGTTGAAATTCGAGTTTGTCAGTTCCGGACCCACTGTTAACCAGCCTGGTCGGATGCTCGAATCCCTGCCAAACAGATGCAAACGTCGTCGACCCAAGCAGAAGTGCTCAATAATGTGAAAGATCTCGATGGGCTTCTCAAAGCTTCCGAACTCCTCTTCCTCCGAGATGATCAAATCAATGTCCACATTGGCATGGATGAAATCACCATCGGTGGATCGGCGAACAGTTCCCTTGATGCCCATCAGGCAGTGCTCTTTGGTGCGCTGGAAGACTGCTTTCGGTTCCAGTTGCTTCGAGTGACCGGGCTTGTTGATATTCGTGCGTATCCAGCAGATGTCCTCGCACCTGCGGAATCCCCACTTCTTCAGGCAGTTGCGGCCCATGTCCAGGCCCTCCGAGGAGCCGCACCAGAGGAATACAAACGAGCGGTGGGCCGCAATCTCGCCCACATCCAAATCTGGCAGAGAAACAAGGTTGTTAGTTAACATGTAAAGAAGTTAACCTGACTACTTACTAAGTATATCATCCCAGTTCCAAAAGACACGAGGGGCTCCACCCACAGTGGCCACCGAGGGAGCTGCCCTGGCGTATTCCTCCAGCGGCGGCTCAATCAGTATCACATCAAACTTGGCACCCAGGGTCTTGACATCAAGCGATTTGAGGTCAGCCTTTAAGTACATGGGAGCAGATGCCGTGTCCTGGATAAGTTTGTCCTTTAGTTTGATCAGTTCCCTCAGTTTGGGATACTCCTCGAAGCGGTCAGCTAGTCCGACATCGCGGATAAAGTTCTGGGGACGCTGCCCGGTGTCCACAAAGTGCTGGCAGTAGTCATTGTGCGGATTGGAAGACTGGGTTCCCTTGAGGAAGGTGGAGGAGTCCCTGTAGATGATTTCATTGGGCGCCTTCTTGGAGGAAGAGGCTCCGCCATCCTCCTCCTCGCGCTGCCCGCCGGGATTCAGCTGGCGACTGCTGTTGATATCCTCTGCATTGCCCAGGACCTTCTTCAAATCATCTACGCTCGACAAACCCAGCTAAGTTGGGGGAATACATAATTTATGAGTTTTTAATACGACGCCAATTGATTTTGGAGAGTTTGTTCATAAAAAACTTACAGTTTGCGCCAGAAGCAAACGCCGCTTGCGGGATCGCTCCTGCGAACTCTTTAGGACATCGCTCATACTAGTAAATGCAGTACAAACGTAGTAAAATGCTTTTAAAAAACACAATTCTAATAAAAAAAGACAACAAAACTAGCCGTCTAGTGACGGGAAACTAGTCATAGCGGTATCGATAACTGTATAACACGGTATCGATAAGAACCTCTTTAATTCGAAATATTTGGGCAATTACTGATTAACAACTGAGGCTTAAAATATGAGttgttttaaataattataaactTAACAAAAATGATTACTAATAATTTAAACAACATTGGTCTCTTgaaagtaaaaatttattgTATTGATAGACATATATCGATAGATAGAATTTACCCACTCTAGTCAATCGAAGTGGCCATTCACAGTGAACCACAGCAGGTGCCGCTTGCCATTCACAATCAGCTGCATGCGCCGGAAGAAATATTTTGGACTAAACGTTTTTTCTGTGATTATTGCGTTAAAATAGTGAAATTGTTAATCCAAACGCCTGCAGGATGAGGCTGCTGCACAAGACGCTGCTCAGCGGGCTGCTGGTGGTGGCGGTACTCGCGATTTACGCGGCCGCGCAGTCGAAATCTAAGGTTTGTTTTAGTGGCCACGTCACTTTTCCAGCTCCACATCCCCGGATTCCAGAATGCCGGCTAGAATAAATTAAGATAAAGCCAACATGTTATTAATGGGTATCAAATCGCTTTCAGTCGGCACTCTCGCTGTCGGAGAAAGTACAAAATCTGGTGGAGATGAACGCGAAGAAGCCGCTGCTCCGCTTCAATGGACCCAAGTTCCGGGAGTACGTGAAGAATGCCCCCCGGAATTACTCGATGATCGTAATGCTCACTGCCTTGGCTCCCTCGCGGCAATGTCAGATCTGCCGGCACGCCCACGATGAGTTCGCCATCGTGGCCAACTCGTACCGCTTCTCATCCACTTACTCCAACAAACTCTTCTTCGCCATGGTGGATTTCGATGATGGCTCCGAGGTTTTCCAGCTTCTGCGCCTGAACACCGCCCCCGTGTTCATGCATTTCCCGGCCAAGGGCAAGCCAAAGGGCGCCGACACCATGGACATCCATCGCGTCGGCTTTGCCGCCGATTCCATTGCGAAATTCGTGGCTGAGCGTACGGACATCACCATCCGCATCTTCCGTCCGCCCAACTATTCGGGCACCGTGGCCATGATCACGCTGGTGGCCCTGGTTGGCAGCTTCCTCTACATCCGGCGAAACAACCTGGAGTTCCTGTACAATAAGAACCTGTGGGGAGCCATCGCCGTGTTCTTCTGCTTCGCCATGATCTCGGGCCAGATGTGGAACCACATTCGTGGACCGCCGCTGGTGCACAAGTCGCAGAACGGCGGCGTGGCCTACATCCACGGCTCCTCGCAGGGCCAGCTGGTGGTGGAGACCTACATCGTCATGTTCCTGAGTGAGTGGGGGGTTTATTCTAGCCATAAGTAGCTTTTCAGTTACCCTATGTTACTGCAATACAACATTAGAAACAGTCAAAAATTATGACTCAAAGCACAAAATTGCCACATGTTCAAGATAAACATTGATCAAATTACCTCTAGATATTACATTTTTCCGCTTCTTACCACTATGCACAATTTTGAAAGAAAGTTGTAATAATTAGAATGCTAATTTTCAATAACTGGTGCTAATACTATTTTAGCACCATGCAATACATTTTAGCCCTTAATTAACTTAATTGACACATCAACCTTCCATTTCAGATGCCATGATTGTGCTGGGCATGATTCTGCTGATCGAATCGGGAACTCCAAAGAGCCACAACAAGAACAGGATAATGGCGATGACTGGTTTGGTGCTCCTCACCGTCTTCTTTTCCTTCCTGCTGTCCGTTTTCCGGTCGAAGGCGCAGGGTTATCCCTATAGGTGAGTCAATATAACAGCCAAAAACCAAAGCATCACTTATTTAACTTGTATTCCCTTCTTTCCCCCACAGTTTCTTGTTCAAATAGAATCGACTGCACTCCTGTTCCAGTTCAAGTTCACCCCTATATCGTTTTGTAGTTAAAATCACCAGCGAGCACATATTTTCTGTGCGTGTAAAACGACTTTAATAAATTCCACTACTAAATTATTTGTACAAAAATGCGAATTATTTCCAGTCTTCGGACTCAGAGCAGGAACGGAATGATGGCACGTCGGTTCTTCGGGTACTCCCTGAATGTCTCGCGGTACCACTTGTGGGTGAGCAGGGCATTAATCGTTTGATTGCTGGCCACCCAGAGGAAGATGAGTCGCCAGATCCTCACGGGCATATAGAGATCGGCGATGCAGAAGTACATGACCACCTCGAGGAACATGTGTGGCGAGGAGAGCAGGTTGAACAGTCCTCCCTTGGGCAGTAGATGCTTCTCTGTACGAACATTTCCCGTGTGCGGATCCTTCCTCAGGTTCACCAGTATCATGTTGCTGGCATATTGCTGCTGCCAGGCGATGAAGAAGACAACGAGGTAGAGTATTTGCTGGCCGGTCAGCTTGTCCAGGCTAAACTCCATGGGCTTGGAGCCGCGCACAAAGCCAGAGGTGTTCGAAAGTAAAGCTATGATGGCGCCAAAGTAGTGCACATAACCCACGGCATAGTGGGACAGGTTGATCTTGCTCTTTCTGGAGAAGATCTGCACAAAGTTGGTCTCGTAGAAACGCCGGGTGCACTGCAGCGTGAGCATCAGTGTGCCCACACAGGCCGTGGTGGAGTCGATCTCCACCTTCCGGTGACTCCGGCCGCCGCCCATGATGTCCAGGAACCGGAGGACATACTCCGGTGCCTCCTTTTGCTCCCGTACTGTGGAGACAAGCAGATAGAAGCCCAGCCAGCTCCAGAACAGGGCGAACACGTAGAAATGCTTGAACCAGGACTTGGGGACCTCCAGCCAGGCCACCAGCGGATCCGTTTCGCCCTTGAAACTGTGCTTGCCATACCGGAAGGACTGACGTATGCTGTTCGGCAGGTACTTCTCCACAAAGGTCATCAGGCCGCCAAAAAACACGATCGTGGCGATGAAGGTGCCGAACATCATCTGCAGCAGGTTGATCTTGTACCGGTCGAGAAGGTTTTCGAGGACCTCGAGCAGCCCAATCTCGGGAGGCGCCATTGCGAATAATTCTTGCACAATGCAGCGCGCAAAAACTGTAAAAACTTTCTCCCAAAACCGAAAACTTGCGGAACATTCATGCCAGGGCTGGGGGAAAAGTCGATAGCCCCCGACGATTCATCGATATGTTGCTTTCTCCAGGATATCGTCTTAAGTCTACAAATTGTTTGAAATTAGGCGCGAATATTTGAAATTCATTGCTCGTGTTTAATTACTTGGATTTTCTCTttaagaagaaaaaaaacGATCCTTTATTAAATTGCCTTCACTCCTAAATGGCAAACTAAAGTGGCTAGTTTTATGCTTgcatatgtatataaattGATAATTACGATATGGTTTGTCTAGTTCGGCAGGTGTGAGTATTTATGCAATTGATATAACGCTCCTCGATATTGCTTATTAAGATTTCATGTGTTCAGATCCGACGCCTTCCTTTTTTTATTCAGCAGTAGAGCACTCGGGGAGATGTTTGTCAAATATCCACTCCATTCCGACCCAAAGTGGCAGCTTGACCCTTATAGGGTGGGGGTTTGGGTCGGGCATAAATGCTGGAGGTTCCGCAGTCCAGCTGGTAAAAGCTGTTGTTGGGACTgtaatataacaataaatatttaaacattttaatgatGAGTAATGTTAACTTATAACCAACCTCTGAGATCGCATGCTAGTATTGTCCAGAAGGAAATTCGGGTCCTTGAGGCTCTTCAAAGTGGTAATGGGTTGATTCGACTTGCTATCCGAACACTGCACCATCTGAACAGTGGATGACATGGGATAATCCGAGTTTGAAGAGCTGAAAAAACACAGCATTACTTAAAAAGTTTTTCACTAGGCCAGGATAAAAAAACGATAATAGATCTATTGGAAAATCACCTCTCAGAACCATCATCCGCCCCAGAATCGCTTGACGCGCTTGGCGCACAGGACTCTTCGCAGATGTGGAAAATGTTGGCAAAGAAAAACTCAGAATGCGGATCGGAACTGAAGAGCAAAGAAACGAAAAGatacaaataattaaaaaaagaatttaaataaattaatttagaCTCTTCCCAGGCAGGGAACTCACAACTTCTCGTGATGGAAACACAAAACAGCGGATAGCATCCCGATTAAAATGGCGAAAATCATGCCCGGAATGGCGAAGGCAAAGGCGAATTCATCGATGTAATTGCGCTCAGGAACATCCTCTCGGGAAATGCCCATCCATCGATCCTCTTCCCTTTGATCCTCGGTGACCTGCTGCTCATTCTGCTGTTTGCCGCTGTGGAAGAGGATTTCCGTGGGAGATTCCAGGGACTCCATTCGAAAGGCACACCAATCAAGCTTAAAGCCCACGTTCTCGAAGATTTTCTGGACGGAAGTGCGCTTGTAGGTGCAGGATGGCAATTTATATAAGGGACGCACTTCCTCCTGCAGCTCCTTCAGTCGGGGAGAGAACTGGGCAA is a genomic window of Drosophila suzukii chromosome 2L, CBGP_Dsuzu_IsoJpt1.0, whole genome shotgun sequence containing:
- the LOC108020986 gene encoding ATP-binding cassette sub-family C member 10 codes for the protein MSSIDWGDFAWNWTQFCPTGLRPFANETNDLLPCFQKILLQLPIYTIFAAISAYNFGNQSRPVIRNGLQLRMLWLRAFLAIVLALLPVAKVFAFHQQGVELFAVDLLVVSAECIMWVVHSGFLLTARQYGELSHRGSLLINVVWLTVVVLDAVWLRTSRHFDWWPWSLATLLCDLLFGATLIPKGCAVYTSLHRGRSSAREDEALLAQRYTYFQFDLNEGHLGHAQDEANLGSRFLFHWVQPLIAKGVAGKLRKIEDLFDLPDALNITRLSERLHLALSQSQSLWRALHRCFGVEFYLIGILRLIADLSGFAGPLLLGGLLRQDHTDPNQVYYYALGLFGSTLLSAVCATHFDWRMAMVSMKMRVGVINSIYRKALEARGLKESKPDMLNLMSTDTDRIVNSCISFHFFWSIPFKLFTTLYLLYLQLGAAFLAGVAFAALLIPINRWLAKRIGIYSSGLMTAKDARLSATTETMQGAKQVKINAWEDIFITKIRGLRQEELRFLSKRKYLDAMCVYFWATTPVLMCLLTFGVSVLMGNQLIASTTYTSVALLYMLIGPLNAFPWVLNGLIEAWVSIKRVQQLMDVPNLDYSSYYNPIIRGSGGSGPEDAPLDAPKASVLQMKCASFCHESEENTSPTAFRLKDINVDIKAGQLVCIEGPVGGGKSSFLSAIVANLQCIDGEVCVQELTTGFGYVTQSPWLQRGTIRDNIVWGAQFDEQWYKTVLHACALEEDLQILGGDLIGVGENGRTLSGGQRARVALARAVYQDKKVYLLDDVLSSLDAHVSRHIIKHCILRLLKHKTRIVVTRSIQLFFHANQILQVKDGQLLPSEYMTQSIDLSLDEEADDEHEEAVRRRSVELSNQDDKKSVDSLLVEESREYGHLSGDVFSCYWKAVTSPLAFTVLLSVLLMQLTRNLSDAWLAYWVTETTLDPHSNDTSLDHELMGAALGNDTGSGHTTRFYLSIFTAIAVSNSLVTLARAFLFAYAGIKAAIFMHEKLLKKVMFAKFNFFDITSVGRILNRFSSDTNTVDDSLPFILNILLAQLAGLVGALCVSLYAMPWLGLVIIPMVPIYLNLQQRYRHASRDIKRLSSNAMSPLYTHFTETLQGLTTIRSMRASPRFQRDFQVKLEESIKAQLTQSAAQQWLALRLQLLGTLLVGGAGLLAAITASHTTNPGLVGLCISYALSITGQLGDLLHAVAETEQELVAVERIDQYLQLEEEQNASGSAEPPFGWPTQGVLSFREVQLSYREHLAPALRGVSFQTEAFERIGIVGRTGAGKTSVLAALLRVAPLSQGEIRLDQVNLKTLALSVLRERIGVITQEPFLFEGTVRENLDPRHGFHDSEIWHAIKNSAAATLLVQQLGGLDGKVESCGNNLSAGQRQLLCLARALLKNAKVVAIDEGTSNLDDESDLSIQQALRNAFKSCTLLFIAHRLRGLNAMDRIIVLDDGRICEEGKPQELASNSATIFHGMLLAQDINPEDFVRPH
- the LOC108005421 gene encoding coiled-coil domain-containing protein 97; this encodes MTTGNEAEGDEENQGNASTFPRPQLPPELMDIFKSLAENNNIVFKSQQIDDPEIPLEEKQEIARDVFEKNRENFLIRFGAHLNVRQLGSFQDLAVKEPIKPDENLEEMCLLLEDFRRKLSTRSVCIKNRRYHAMQQLLDKGEYFSEHEMMQRAPDLYQELVGQYLTEAEKKARDSYDVRNTTFSGILMHTLEKKQRDELLEETQQEKEKQVEVRSEHVPPADFEVPVACRKQWGGFEDDEPVACSTSRNAEVRVPANITKISTPEYYNPGERELLRNEFLSVMKERFLSGEDKDFDYTAVDDNTLLDDLKQIEQDEEDAYFEDSDDEEELKEHAAEEREVSSEDELDIYMRHLSNHHSLQH
- the Mettl14 gene encoding N(6)-adenosine-methyltransferase non-catalytic subunit METTL14, whose translation is MSDVLKSSQERSRKRRLLLAQTLGLSSVDDLKKVLGNAEDINSSRQLNPGGQREEEDGGASSSKKAPNEIIYRDSSTFLKGTQSSNPHNDYCQHFVDTGQRPQNFIRDVGLADRFEEYPKLRELIKLKDKLIQDTASAPMYLKADLKSLDVKTLGAKFDVILIEPPLEEYARAAPSVATVGGAPRVFWNWDDILNLDVGEIAAHRSFVFLWCGSSEGLDMGRNCLKKWGFRRCEDICWIRTNINKPGHSKQLEPKAVFQRTKEHCLMGIKGTVRRSTDGDFIHANVDIDLIISEEEEFGSFEKPIEIFHIIEHFCLGRRRLHLFGRDSSIRPGWLTVGPELTNSNFNSELYQTYFAEAPATGCTSRIELLRPKSPPPNSKVLRGRGRGFPRGRGRPR
- the Ostgamma gene encoding dolichyl-diphosphooligosaccharide--protein glycosyltransferase subunit TUSC3; translation: MRLLHKTLLSGLLVVAVLAIYAAAQSKSKSALSLSEKVQNLVEMNAKKPLLRFNGPKFREYVKNAPRNYSMIVMLTALAPSRQCQICRHAHDEFAIVANSYRFSSTYSNKLFFAMVDFDDGSEVFQLLRLNTAPVFMHFPAKGKPKGADTMDIHRVGFAADSIAKFVAERTDITIRIFRPPNYSGTVAMITLVALVGSFLYIRRNNLEFLYNKNLWGAIAVFFCFAMISGQMWNHIRGPPLVHKSQNGGVAYIHGSSQGQLVVETYIVMFLNAMIVLGMILLIESGTPKSHNKNRIMAMTGLVLLTVFFSFLLSVFRSKAQGYPYSFLFK